In a single window of the Anguilla rostrata isolate EN2019 chromosome 6, ASM1855537v3, whole genome shotgun sequence genome:
- the znf513a gene encoding zinc finger protein 513a isoform X2, whose protein sequence is MDSEDGLGSADPASFVLESDFLLERHLQFDENDTEHQILEPERGEGDTAELIGLEEFPLCFTPLSMESQADHAQDPESEAEEGGACASCGQSLSLAGPYCPRCGDRGKGRGFRSDPAPHADEDEDEALQGGGEEGGDGPPKLHTCKLCSFSSRYSNHLKRHMKTHNGEKPYRCPLCAYASAQLVNLQRHLRIHTGEKPYSCAHCHFACSSLGNLKRHQRMHAQEQHSHCSTPLHRHVTGQAAAEGTDESAGEAVLRSHHHGDHLNPGNDPPQDAGGTGGGARAVGVANALPELLFPFTCRLCGVVLDDEDGTSAQICSSCTLDMLTKAPPSSPGERGERVFSCALCSFTTQYPNHLARHMKTHSGEKPYKCPQCDYASAHFDNLKRHHRVHTGEKPYKCHLCDYACGNLANLKRHQRIHSGAKPFQCAVCSYSCNQSMNLKRHMLRHTGEKPFCCQECPYTTGHWDNYKRHQRKHGHSAHGWVKVQLPHTEEEEDEEEEEEEEEDV, encoded by the exons A TGGATTCTGAAGATGGTTTAGGTTCTGCAGATCCAGCAAGCTTTGTCCTGGAAAGTGACTTCCTGTTGGAGCGACACCTGCAGTTCGATGAGAATGACACTGAGCACCAGATCCTAGAGccggagagaggagaaggag ACACGGCTGAGCTGATTGGTTTGGAGGAGTTCCCCCTGTGCTTCACTCCCCTCAGCATGGAGAGCCAGGCAGACCACGCCCAGGACCCTGAGAGCGAGGCGGAGGAGGGCGGAGCTTGTGCAAGCTGCGGCCAATCACTGAGCCTGGCTGGGCCGTACTGCCCACGCTGTGGAGACCGAGGGAAAGGGCGGGGCTTCCGctcagaccccgccccccatgccgatgaggatgaggatgaggcgCTGCAGGGCGGTGGAGAGGAAGGTGGGGACGGCCCCCCCAAACTGCACACCTGCAAGCTGTGCAGCTTCTCCTCCCGCTACTCCAACCACCTGAAGCGGCACATGAAGACGCACAACGGCGAGAAGCCGTACCGCTGCCCGCTCTGCGCATACGCGTCTGCGCAGCTGGTCAACCTGCAGCGCCACCTGCGCATCCACACCGGCGAGAAACCCTACAGCTGCGCCCACTGCCACTTCGCCTGCAGCTCCCTGGGCAACCTGAAGAGGCACCAGCGCATGCATGCGCAGgaacagcacagtcactgcagcACCCCGCTGCACAGGCATGTGACAGGACAGGCTGCAGCGGAGGGGACGGATGAGTCTGCTGGAG AGGCTGTGCTGCGCTCTCATCACCATGGCGACCACCTGAACCCAGGGAATGACCCACCACAGGATGCAGGCGGGACTGGAGGTGGGGCTAGGGCAGTGGGTGTGGCCAATGCCCTCCCGGAGCTGCTGTTCCCCTTCACCTGCCGGCTGTGCGGGGTGGTCCTGGACGACGAGGACGGCACGTCTGCGCAgatctgcagcagctgcacgCTGGACATGCTGACAAAGGCCCCGCCCAGCAGCCCGGGGGAGAGGGGCGAGCGGGTGTTCTCCTGCGCCCTGTGCTCCTTCACCACCCAGTACCCCAACCACCTGGCCCGCCACATGAAGACCCACAGCGGGGAGAAGCCCTACAAGTGCCCCCAGTGCGACTACGCCTCCGCCCACTTCGACAACCTGAAGCGCCACCACCGCGTGCACACGGGCGAGAAGCCCTACAAGTGCCACCTGTGCGACTACGCCTGCGGCAACCTGGCCAACCTCAAACGGCACCAGCGCATCCACTCCGGCGCCAAGCCCTTCCAGTGCGCCGTGTGCAGCTACAGCTGCAACCAGAGCATGAACCTGAAGCGGCACATGCTGCGGCACACCGGCGAGAAGCCCTTCTGCTGCCAGGAGTGCCCCTACACCACCGGCCACTGGGACAACTACAAACGGCACCAGAGGAAGCACGGCCACTCCGCACACGGCTGGGTCAAAGTGCAGCTGCCCCacaccgaggaggaggaggacgaagaggaggaggaggaggaggaggaggatgtgtAG
- the znf513a gene encoding zinc finger protein 513a isoform X3 has translation MESQADHAQDPESEAEEGGACASCGQSLSLAGPYCPRCGDRGKGRGFRSDPAPHADEDEDEALQGGGEEGGDGPPKLHTCKLCSFSSRYSNHLKRHMKTHNGEKPYRCPLCAYASAQLVNLQRHLRIHTGEKPYSCAHCHFACSSLGNLKRHQRMHAQEQHSHCSTPLHRHVTGQAAAEGTDESAGEAVLRSHHHGDHLNPGNDPPQDAGGTGGGARAVGVANALPELLFPFTCRLCGVVLDDEDGTSAQICSSCTLDMLTKAPPSSPGERGERVFSCALCSFTTQYPNHLARHMKTHSGEKPYKCPQCDYASAHFDNLKRHHRVHTGEKPYKCHLCDYACGNLANLKRHQRIHSGAKPFQCAVCSYSCNQSMNLKRHMLRHTGEKPFCCQECPYTTGHWDNYKRHQRKHGHSAHGWVKVQLPHTEEEEDEEEEEEEEEDV, from the exons ATGGAGAGCCAGGCAGACCACGCCCAGGACCCTGAGAGCGAGGCGGAGGAGGGCGGAGCTTGTGCAAGCTGCGGCCAATCACTGAGCCTGGCTGGGCCGTACTGCCCACGCTGTGGAGACCGAGGGAAAGGGCGGGGCTTCCGctcagaccccgccccccatgccgatgaggatgaggatgaggcgCTGCAGGGCGGTGGAGAGGAAGGTGGGGACGGCCCCCCCAAACTGCACACCTGCAAGCTGTGCAGCTTCTCCTCCCGCTACTCCAACCACCTGAAGCGGCACATGAAGACGCACAACGGCGAGAAGCCGTACCGCTGCCCGCTCTGCGCATACGCGTCTGCGCAGCTGGTCAACCTGCAGCGCCACCTGCGCATCCACACCGGCGAGAAACCCTACAGCTGCGCCCACTGCCACTTCGCCTGCAGCTCCCTGGGCAACCTGAAGAGGCACCAGCGCATGCATGCGCAGgaacagcacagtcactgcagcACCCCGCTGCACAGGCATGTGACAGGACAGGCTGCAGCGGAGGGGACGGATGAGTCTGCTGGAG AGGCTGTGCTGCGCTCTCATCACCATGGCGACCACCTGAACCCAGGGAATGACCCACCACAGGATGCAGGCGGGACTGGAGGTGGGGCTAGGGCAGTGGGTGTGGCCAATGCCCTCCCGGAGCTGCTGTTCCCCTTCACCTGCCGGCTGTGCGGGGTGGTCCTGGACGACGAGGACGGCACGTCTGCGCAgatctgcagcagctgcacgCTGGACATGCTGACAAAGGCCCCGCCCAGCAGCCCGGGGGAGAGGGGCGAGCGGGTGTTCTCCTGCGCCCTGTGCTCCTTCACCACCCAGTACCCCAACCACCTGGCCCGCCACATGAAGACCCACAGCGGGGAGAAGCCCTACAAGTGCCCCCAGTGCGACTACGCCTCCGCCCACTTCGACAACCTGAAGCGCCACCACCGCGTGCACACGGGCGAGAAGCCCTACAAGTGCCACCTGTGCGACTACGCCTGCGGCAACCTGGCCAACCTCAAACGGCACCAGCGCATCCACTCCGGCGCCAAGCCCTTCCAGTGCGCCGTGTGCAGCTACAGCTGCAACCAGAGCATGAACCTGAAGCGGCACATGCTGCGGCACACCGGCGAGAAGCCCTTCTGCTGCCAGGAGTGCCCCTACACCACCGGCCACTGGGACAACTACAAACGGCACCAGAGGAAGCACGGCCACTCCGCACACGGCTGGGTCAAAGTGCAGCTGCCCCacaccgaggaggaggaggacgaagaggaggaggaggaggaggaggaggatgtgtAG
- the znf513a gene encoding zinc finger protein 513a isoform X1, producing the protein MPRRKQLNPQPVKLDSEDGLGSADPASFVLESDFLLERHLQFDENDTEHQILEPERGEGDTAELIGLEEFPLCFTPLSMESQADHAQDPESEAEEGGACASCGQSLSLAGPYCPRCGDRGKGRGFRSDPAPHADEDEDEALQGGGEEGGDGPPKLHTCKLCSFSSRYSNHLKRHMKTHNGEKPYRCPLCAYASAQLVNLQRHLRIHTGEKPYSCAHCHFACSSLGNLKRHQRMHAQEQHSHCSTPLHRHVTGQAAAEGTDESAGEAVLRSHHHGDHLNPGNDPPQDAGGTGGGARAVGVANALPELLFPFTCRLCGVVLDDEDGTSAQICSSCTLDMLTKAPPSSPGERGERVFSCALCSFTTQYPNHLARHMKTHSGEKPYKCPQCDYASAHFDNLKRHHRVHTGEKPYKCHLCDYACGNLANLKRHQRIHSGAKPFQCAVCSYSCNQSMNLKRHMLRHTGEKPFCCQECPYTTGHWDNYKRHQRKHGHSAHGWVKVQLPHTEEEEDEEEEEEEEEDV; encoded by the exons ATGCCCAGAAGAAAACAGTTGAATCCGCAACCTGTAAAAT TGGATTCTGAAGATGGTTTAGGTTCTGCAGATCCAGCAAGCTTTGTCCTGGAAAGTGACTTCCTGTTGGAGCGACACCTGCAGTTCGATGAGAATGACACTGAGCACCAGATCCTAGAGccggagagaggagaaggag ACACGGCTGAGCTGATTGGTTTGGAGGAGTTCCCCCTGTGCTTCACTCCCCTCAGCATGGAGAGCCAGGCAGACCACGCCCAGGACCCTGAGAGCGAGGCGGAGGAGGGCGGAGCTTGTGCAAGCTGCGGCCAATCACTGAGCCTGGCTGGGCCGTACTGCCCACGCTGTGGAGACCGAGGGAAAGGGCGGGGCTTCCGctcagaccccgccccccatgccgatgaggatgaggatgaggcgCTGCAGGGCGGTGGAGAGGAAGGTGGGGACGGCCCCCCCAAACTGCACACCTGCAAGCTGTGCAGCTTCTCCTCCCGCTACTCCAACCACCTGAAGCGGCACATGAAGACGCACAACGGCGAGAAGCCGTACCGCTGCCCGCTCTGCGCATACGCGTCTGCGCAGCTGGTCAACCTGCAGCGCCACCTGCGCATCCACACCGGCGAGAAACCCTACAGCTGCGCCCACTGCCACTTCGCCTGCAGCTCCCTGGGCAACCTGAAGAGGCACCAGCGCATGCATGCGCAGgaacagcacagtcactgcagcACCCCGCTGCACAGGCATGTGACAGGACAGGCTGCAGCGGAGGGGACGGATGAGTCTGCTGGAG AGGCTGTGCTGCGCTCTCATCACCATGGCGACCACCTGAACCCAGGGAATGACCCACCACAGGATGCAGGCGGGACTGGAGGTGGGGCTAGGGCAGTGGGTGTGGCCAATGCCCTCCCGGAGCTGCTGTTCCCCTTCACCTGCCGGCTGTGCGGGGTGGTCCTGGACGACGAGGACGGCACGTCTGCGCAgatctgcagcagctgcacgCTGGACATGCTGACAAAGGCCCCGCCCAGCAGCCCGGGGGAGAGGGGCGAGCGGGTGTTCTCCTGCGCCCTGTGCTCCTTCACCACCCAGTACCCCAACCACCTGGCCCGCCACATGAAGACCCACAGCGGGGAGAAGCCCTACAAGTGCCCCCAGTGCGACTACGCCTCCGCCCACTTCGACAACCTGAAGCGCCACCACCGCGTGCACACGGGCGAGAAGCCCTACAAGTGCCACCTGTGCGACTACGCCTGCGGCAACCTGGCCAACCTCAAACGGCACCAGCGCATCCACTCCGGCGCCAAGCCCTTCCAGTGCGCCGTGTGCAGCTACAGCTGCAACCAGAGCATGAACCTGAAGCGGCACATGCTGCGGCACACCGGCGAGAAGCCCTTCTGCTGCCAGGAGTGCCCCTACACCACCGGCCACTGGGACAACTACAAACGGCACCAGAGGAAGCACGGCCACTCCGCACACGGCTGGGTCAAAGTGCAGCTGCCCCacaccgaggaggaggaggacgaagaggaggaggaggaggaggaggaggatgtgtAG